One genomic window of Pseudoxanthomonas sp. includes the following:
- a CDS encoding MFS transporter: MNASNTPALPRSEAIVTPESILAPRYRATTVGMVALVSLTAFEALAVAAAMPTVATALDGLPLYALAFGGTLATSVVGMTVAGRWSDRNGPASALWSGLACFVAGLLLAGLATTMPVLIAGRLVQGLGAGALSVALYVLVGRQYPEDLRPRIFAAFSAGWVVPSLVGPALSGLVVEHLGWRWVFLAVPVLAIPAAWLLRPALAALTPPPAQAQPGQSAGWAVGAALGVCALYLGAHQHGLIATVIVLPALGLLLVSTWRLLPHGTLRGARGLPSVIGLRGMAAAAFFGSEAFLPLVLSHEHGLSPSWAGAALSVGALGWFFGSWYQGHRAGLSRQAVLRTGCTLLGLGGAATATVVWPAMPVIVPVIGWAFTGLGMGLLYASLSVLTLSLSAPAEQGRNSAALQLCEAVAVATALAIGGSLFAVLLPRAPLLGYAAPFAISLLCAVVAAWLARRTRSSRAPR; the protein is encoded by the coding sequence ATGAACGCCTCGAACACACCTGCCCTGCCCCGATCCGAAGCGATCGTCACGCCCGAATCGATCCTCGCGCCGCGCTACCGTGCCACCACCGTCGGCATGGTCGCGCTGGTGTCGCTGACCGCATTCGAGGCGTTGGCCGTGGCCGCGGCGATGCCGACGGTGGCCACCGCACTGGATGGTCTACCGCTGTATGCGCTGGCCTTCGGCGGCACGCTGGCTACCAGCGTGGTCGGCATGACGGTGGCCGGGCGCTGGAGCGATCGCAACGGTCCGGCCAGCGCGCTGTGGAGCGGCCTGGCCTGCTTCGTCGCGGGGCTACTGCTGGCAGGCCTGGCCACGACGATGCCAGTGCTGATCGCCGGGCGCCTGGTCCAGGGACTGGGCGCAGGCGCGCTGTCGGTGGCGCTGTACGTACTGGTCGGGCGGCAGTATCCGGAAGACCTGCGGCCGCGCATCTTCGCCGCGTTCTCGGCCGGCTGGGTGGTGCCATCGCTGGTCGGCCCGGCCTTGAGCGGACTGGTGGTCGAACACCTGGGCTGGCGCTGGGTGTTCCTGGCGGTGCCGGTGCTCGCTATCCCTGCAGCCTGGCTGCTGCGACCCGCACTGGCAGCGCTGACACCGCCGCCCGCACAGGCTCAGCCGGGACAATCTGCAGGCTGGGCCGTGGGTGCGGCGCTGGGCGTGTGTGCGCTTTACCTGGGCGCGCATCAGCACGGCCTGATTGCGACGGTGATCGTGCTGCCTGCACTGGGCCTGCTGCTGGTCAGCACCTGGCGCCTGCTGCCACACGGCACGTTGCGCGGTGCACGCGGGCTGCCCAGCGTGATCGGCCTGCGCGGGATGGCCGCGGCGGCCTTCTTCGGCAGCGAGGCGTTCCTGCCGCTGGTGCTCTCGCACGAACACGGCCTGTCGCCCAGCTGGGCCGGCGCGGCCTTGAGCGTGGGCGCGCTGGGCTGGTTCTTCGGCTCCTGGTACCAGGGCCATCGTGCGGGGCTGAGCCGGCAGGCGGTGCTGCGCACCGGTTGCACGCTGCTGGGATTGGGCGGCGCGGCGACCGCGACGGTGGTCTGGCCGGCGATGCCGGTGATCGTGCCGGTGATCGGCTGGGCCTTCACCGGGCTGGGCATGGGCCTGCTCTATGCCAGCCTGTCGGTGTTGACGCTGTCGCTGTCAGCGCCGGCCGAACAGGGCCGCAACAGCGCCGCGCTGCAGCTGTGCGAAGCGGTCGCGGTGGCGACCGCGCTGGCGATCGGGGGTTCGTTGTTCGCGGTGCTGCTGCCGCGCGCCCCGTTGTTGGGCTACGCCGCGCCGTTTGCAATCTCGCTGCTATGCGCAGTGGTGGCGGCTTGGCTGGCGCGACGCACCCGCAGCAGCCGAGCGCCGCGCTAG
- the proC gene encoding pyrroline-5-carboxylate reductase — translation MTSPTPQHATPASDATAFIGGGNMARSLIGGLIARGIDPASIRVAEPVAELREGLASQFGVQVFETAADAVQGAGLWLFAVKPQVMRGVCEALADVATQARPLVVSIAAGITAAQLSRWLGGDAAVVRAMPNTPALLGAGVTGLFATEQVDAAGRNRTDALLSCAGKTVWIDAEAQMDAVTAVSGSGPAYVFLLAEAMEAAGIAQGLPADAARALTLQTVLGAARMLTESGEAPAELRRRVTSPNGTTQAAVETFQAGGFEQLTEAAIAAATARGKALSAAND, via the coding sequence ATGACCAGCCCGACGCCGCAGCACGCCACGCCCGCCAGCGATGCCACGGCCTTCATCGGCGGCGGCAACATGGCGCGCAGCCTGATCGGCGGCCTGATCGCCCGTGGCATCGACCCGGCGTCGATCCGCGTGGCCGAACCGGTGGCCGAACTGCGCGAGGGACTGGCCAGCCAGTTCGGCGTACAGGTATTCGAAACCGCCGCCGATGCCGTCCAGGGCGCGGGGCTGTGGCTGTTCGCGGTCAAACCACAGGTGATGCGTGGCGTCTGCGAAGCGCTGGCCGATGTGGCGACCCAGGCCAGGCCGCTGGTGGTGTCGATTGCCGCCGGCATCACCGCCGCGCAGTTGTCGCGCTGGCTGGGGGGGGATGCGGCCGTGGTCCGCGCCATGCCCAATACACCGGCCCTGCTCGGCGCAGGCGTGACCGGGCTGTTCGCCACCGAGCAAGTGGACGCGGCCGGCCGCAACCGCACCGATGCATTGCTGTCCTGCGCCGGCAAGACCGTGTGGATCGACGCCGAAGCGCAGATGGATGCGGTGACCGCCGTGTCCGGCAGCGGCCCGGCCTATGTATTCCTGCTGGCCGAGGCGATGGAAGCCGCCGGCATCGCCCAGGGCCTGCCCGCCGACGCCGCGCGCGCCCTGACCCTGCAGACGGTGCTGGGCGCGGCGCGGATGCTGACCGAATCGGGCGAAGCGCCGGCCGAACTGCGCCGCCGCGTCACGTCACCCAACGGCACCACACAAGCCGCGGTCGAGACCTTCCAGGCCGGTGGCTTCGAGCAGCTGACCGAAGCGGCGATTGCCGCCGCCACCGCGCGCGGCAAGGCGCTGTCGGCGGCCAACGACTGA
- a CDS encoding type IV pilus twitching motility protein PilT, with protein sequence MDIAELLAFSVKNKASDLHLSAGLPPMIRVDGDVRRINIPALDHKQVHALVYDIMSDKQRRDYEEFLEVDFSFEIPSLARFRVNAFNQNRGAGAVFRTIPSEVLTLEELGCPPLFREMIQQPQGLILVTGPTGSGKSTTLAAMIDFINKNEYGHILTVEDPIEFVHTSQKCLINQREVHRDTHGFNEALRSALREDPDYILVGELRDLETIRLALTAAETGHLVFGTLHTSSAAKTIDRIIDVFPAGEKPMVRSMLSESLRSVISQALLKKVGGGRTAAWEIMVGTPAIRNLIREDKVAQMYSAIQTGQQYGMMTLDQHLQDLVKRSQITRNQAKEYAKDKRLFE encoded by the coding sequence ATGGATATCGCCGAACTACTGGCCTTCTCGGTCAAGAACAAGGCTTCGGACCTGCATCTGTCGGCCGGGCTGCCGCCGATGATCCGCGTGGACGGCGACGTGCGCCGCATCAACATTCCCGCGCTGGACCACAAGCAGGTGCACGCGCTGGTCTACGACATCATGTCGGACAAGCAGCGTCGCGATTACGAGGAATTCCTCGAGGTCGACTTCTCCTTCGAGATTCCCTCGCTGGCCCGCTTCCGCGTCAACGCGTTCAACCAGAACCGCGGCGCCGGTGCGGTGTTCCGCACCATTCCGTCCGAAGTGCTGACCCTGGAAGAGCTGGGTTGCCCGCCGCTGTTCCGCGAAATGATCCAGCAGCCGCAGGGCTTGATCCTGGTCACCGGCCCGACCGGCTCGGGCAAGTCGACCACGCTGGCGGCGATGATCGACTTCATCAACAAGAACGAATACGGCCACATCCTCACCGTCGAGGACCCGATCGAATTCGTCCACACCTCGCAGAAGTGCCTGATCAACCAGCGCGAAGTGCACCGCGACACGCACGGCTTCAACGAGGCATTGCGTTCGGCCCTGCGCGAAGACCCTGACTACATCCTGGTCGGCGAGTTACGCGACCTGGAAACCATCCGCCTGGCGCTGACCGCCGCGGAAACCGGCCACCTGGTGTTCGGCACCCTGCACACCAGCTCGGCGGCCAAGACCATCGACCGCATCATCGACGTGTTCCCCGCAGGCGAAAAGCCGATGGTCCGCTCGATGCTATCCGAGTCGCTGCGTTCGGTGATCTCGCAGGCGCTGCTGAAGAAGGTGGGGGGCGGACGCACCGCAGCCTGGGAAATCATGGTCGGCACGCCGGCCATCCGTAACCTGATCCGCGAGGACAAGGTCGCGCAGATGTACTCGGCCATCCAGACCGGCCAGCAGTACGGCATGATGACCCTGGACCAACATCTGCAGGACCTGGTCAAGCGCAGCCAGATCACGCGCAACCAGGCCAAGGAATACGCCAAGGACAAGCGTCTGTTCGAGTGA
- a CDS encoding YggS family pyridoxal phosphate-dependent enzyme — protein MNRLQNAATAAQRPMPTLVAVSKFQPAQAVAELADAGQHVFGENYVQEAQAKLAALDRSGLTWHLIGHLQSNKAGVAAELFDWVQTVDRPKLVTALASARPAGKPPLNVLIQVNIDDESSKHGCAPTEIDALATLIATQPTLALRGLMAIPAPHEDPALRRAAFAKMKALFDTLAATHAGVDTLSMGMSEDCALAVAEGATMVRVGTALFGARPAKP, from the coding sequence ATGAACAGGCTGCAGAACGCGGCCACCGCGGCCCAGCGGCCAATGCCGACCCTGGTGGCGGTCTCCAAGTTCCAGCCGGCGCAGGCCGTGGCCGAACTGGCCGATGCCGGCCAGCACGTCTTCGGCGAGAACTACGTGCAGGAAGCCCAGGCCAAGCTGGCCGCGCTGGATCGATCGGGCCTGACCTGGCACCTGATCGGCCACCTGCAGTCCAACAAGGCCGGCGTGGCCGCCGAACTGTTCGACTGGGTCCAGACCGTGGACCGTCCCAAGCTGGTCACCGCGCTGGCTTCGGCACGGCCTGCCGGGAAGCCGCCGTTGAACGTGCTGATCCAGGTCAACATCGACGACGAGTCCAGCAAGCACGGTTGCGCGCCCACCGAGATCGATGCATTGGCCACCCTGATCGCTACCCAGCCGACCCTGGCGCTGCGCGGGTTGATGGCGATCCCCGCACCGCACGAAGATCCGGCCTTGCGCCGCGCTGCATTCGCGAAGATGAAAGCGCTGTTCGACACCCTGGCCGCGACACACGCGGGCGTGGACACGCTGTCGATGGGCATGAGCGAGGACTGCGCGCTGGCGGTGGCCGAAGGCGCGACCATGGTCCGGGTCGGCACGGCCTTGTTCGGCGCGCGGCCGGCCAAGCCGTAG
- the soxR gene encoding redox-sensitive transcriptional activator SoxR, with translation MRELAVGDVAKRSGMAVSALHFYEKKGLIHSLRTSGNQRRYGRDVLRRLAVIRVAQRVGVPLESVRRAFEVLPEARTPTKAEWARMSAAWKHELDERILALHQLRDQLTDCIGCGCLSLRRCRLSNPDDTLGEQGDGPQRWCAG, from the coding sequence ATGCGGGAGCTGGCGGTGGGCGATGTGGCAAAACGCAGCGGCATGGCCGTCTCGGCGCTGCATTTCTACGAGAAGAAAGGGCTGATTCACAGCCTGCGCACATCCGGCAACCAGCGCCGCTACGGGCGCGATGTGCTGCGGCGGTTGGCGGTGATCCGGGTGGCCCAGCGCGTGGGCGTGCCGCTGGAATCGGTGCGTCGAGCCTTCGAGGTGCTGCCCGAGGCGCGCACGCCGACCAAGGCTGAATGGGCGCGGATGTCGGCGGCGTGGAAGCACGAGTTGGACGAACGCATCCTTGCGCTTCATCAATTGCGGGACCAGCTCACCGACTGCATCGGCTGCGGCTGCCTGTCGTTGCGCCGGTGCCGGTTGAGCAATCCCGACGACACGCTGGGCGAGCAGGGCGATGGCCCGCAACGCTGGTGTGCAGGTTGA
- a CDS encoding DUF4426 domain-containing protein — protein sequence MTRGCTSRLPRLGHGLSVALLCAALTACSAGETPRKVEAIAPADTMQQFGNLRVRYNALPSLSMNATAAQAYGIERGAGRALVVIALRRMQGNDELPAQGDVSGSATDLSGRRQPIAFRIVRTGDYLDQIGVIDVSAHDTLRFVLEIRSPEGGGTLRFERTF from the coding sequence ATGACCCGCGGGTGCACCTCGCGATTGCCGCGGCTCGGCCATGGCCTGAGCGTCGCGCTGCTGTGCGCTGCGCTGACCGCCTGCTCGGCCGGTGAAACCCCACGCAAGGTCGAAGCCATCGCCCCGGCCGACACCATGCAGCAGTTCGGCAACCTGCGCGTGCGCTACAACGCACTGCCGAGCCTGTCGATGAATGCCACCGCCGCGCAGGCCTACGGGATCGAACGCGGCGCCGGCCGGGCCCTGGTCGTGATCGCGCTGCGGCGGATGCAGGGCAACGACGAACTGCCGGCGCAGGGCGACGTCAGCGGCAGCGCGACCGATCTGTCCGGACGGCGCCAGCCCATCGCCTTCCGCATCGTGCGCACCGGCGATTACCTGGACCAGATCGGCGTGATCGACGTCAGCGCACACGACACCTTGCGCTTCGTGCTGGAGATCCGCAGCCCCGAAGGCGGTGGCACGCTGCGCTTCGAACGCACGTTCTAG